The candidate division WOR-3 bacterium nucleotide sequence TTTCTCTGAGTTTGTCAAACTTTTCCTGAAAGGTTTGGAAAATAACGGGTCTTTCGAAAAATTTTGTAAATTTCATGACAACAATGGGACAGAGGTGAAAAAGGGGGGGAATGAAAATGAAACGAAATTTTAGAATTTTAACGCTTGCTCTGATTTTTTCTGCTCTGACAGCAGAACCGCTTTTACCTGACAATGTGAAAGCTCTTTTTCTGATGCCTGAATATTACGGAGCCAATTACAACCTGATACGAAATTCAATAGAAGAGATGGGATGGGAAATTGTGCTTTGCGCCGTTGACGACACTGTTGCCGCATGCACGTGGTCAACTTCGCTGGGCGGATATCCAATCCCTGTCGATCTGACGACAGCTGAAATCACAGACGTATCCGAATACGACTGTTTATTGATTATGCCCGCATCATACTGGATTTCAGATCCCTACGGGGAAATAATTGACGATTCCGTTTCTATTCTTCTCATACAGGAAGCTTTTTCCGACAGCATACCGGTCGCCGCATGGTGCGCTGGGGTGAGAGTGATGGCGGTGGCCGGTATAATCAGCGGAAAAGATGTCACCGGTCATTCAAGTTTTTCTCACGAATATACCGCAGCCGGAGCCAACTATCTCGGACCTGATCTTCCTCCGGTTGTGGACGGCAATATAATCACTTGCACAAGAGGCCAATATTATATGCTACAGGCAGTAATCGCTTTATCAAGGATGACAGAAAAATACATGCAGTATTAATATTTTTAAAAAAGTGAGGATGATGATGAAGAGGATGCTTATATTACTGACTCCGTTTCTTGTTCCCGTTTCCACTGCATCACAAAACAGAATTGTCTGGTCTAGGACTTACGGCGGGCAATATTCTGACGGTGGAAAGCAGGTCGTTTCGACGACAGACGGAGGCTATGCGATTATCGGTTACACGTGGCCTGTCGGTTCAACAGACAGTGATGTTCTACTCATAAAAACAGATTCGGACGGGAATCAGATTTGGTCTAGAACATTCGGAGGAAACGGTTTTGACGCGGGTTATTCGCTTGTTCAAACACAGGATAAAGGATTCGCAATAACAGGATACACTGGTTCAAACACAGACGGAGACAAAGATCTTATAATAATAAAAACCGATTCGTCAGGTAACTTCATCTGGCAGAATTTTTTCGGCGGAGACGGAGAAGACTGCGGTTTATGCATCCGTGAAATACAGAACGGAGACCTTGTCGTTTCCGGTTACACTGAATCTTTCGGAGCAGGACAATTCGATGTGTATTTAATAAGAATTAATTCTTCCGGTGATTCTATTTTTGCCAAAATGTACGGTGATACGGCCTCAGAATTCGGTGCTTGTTTTGTACAGACAGCCGACGGCGGCTTCGCGATTACCGGCTTTTCCGGGTCAGGCGGAACAGGCAACAATGATTATTACCTTATTAAAACGGATGCCATGGGCATTTTTCAATGGCATACCTATTTCAATCCAGGCAACTGCGATTTCGCGCACTCTGTAATAATAGATCATCAGGGCCGATTTATTATTGCCGGCCACGGAGACGTTCACAGTTCTGACTTTTCAAATATCATTTTAGTAAATTGCAATTCTCTTGGCGGACAGCTCTGGTCATCCCACTACGACATCGATTTATTTTACAATTTCGGAAGATCCATTGCTTTAGACGGCTATGGAAAATATATCGTCTGCGGCATGACAAAAAACAGAATAACCGGAGACAACGACATTCTTCTTCTTTCTGCAGACACATCGGGAACCATAAACTGGCATGAAAAATACGGCTCGTCAGGTGACGATTACGCGTTTTCAGTCCTGAGAGACGACAGCGGTTTTGTCGTTGCGGGACAGACAAATTCAAGCGGTGCAGGTCATTTCGACGTAATTCTCATGCGGATGAGCAACGTCAGAGCTGACTTCACGGCGAGCCCTCTCACGGGAATTGCGCCCTTTCAAGCGGCTTTCTGCGATTTGTCAGCTGGCCGGATAAATATTCGTCAATGGGATTTCAACAACGACGGGATTATAGATTCATACGAGCAGAATCCGGTTCACACTTACGGCGAACCGGGTATTTACTCTGTCAGACTGATAGTCGGAGACGGAGCTGTCCTCGACACTCTTACAAAAATCGGGTACATAGAAGCTTTCGACGAAGAGAGCGGTGTCGAGTACAACGGAACAAACAGTTTTTCGCTCTGCCCTGCCTCGCCTGAAATAAACCTTACAGACTCTTTCACGATTGAAGCCTGGATAAAACCTTACAGTTTCGGAGAGAACGCGAATTTGGGGATGGGCAGAGTTATTGATAAAAATTCCATTTCAATTTTTTTAGCCAAAACAGCGTTCAACTATAATTGCCTCGTCCTAAGAATGAATCATTCCGGAGGAGTCACAAGCCACTCATTCACTCCGGACAGCTCAGTTATTCTTGGCGAATGGCAGCACATAGCAGTTGCATACAGGGCGTCTTCGGGAGAGGTGAAAATATACATAAACGGACAAGAAAAATCTCTCTCATTTCAAAACTCCCCGCAGGGTCCGCTTCAGGATAATCTCGGGACTGACATGTATATCGGAAATTCTGCAAACAACTCAATGACGTTTGACGGTACAATTGACGAACTGAGAATATGGAATACAGTCAGGACTGCTCAGGAAATAACCGAAAACATGGATCAATTACTGACCGGAAACGAAAACGGCCTGGCAGGATACTGGAAAATGAATGAAGCCAACGGAGACACCATATACGACTGCTCTACGTATGATAAAAAATGTTCTCTGGATTCCACAAGATGGGTTCAGGGAACTCCCTTTTATCCGACCGGTATTCACGAAAGCCCTGTTACTGAGATTTCATCTTCTTTCTTCTTCAAAGTATTTCCCAACACCGTCTGTTCGGAGCTTTTTTTTTCTTTCAACATTCCTGTGCAATCGAACGTTGAGATATCTGTATTCGACCTTTCCGGCAGAATAGTTGATTGTTATACGCTCCCGGAAATTCCCGCAGGCAGTCATCGAGTGAGATATAATGTTGAAAAACTTCCGGAAAACGTATATTTCGCAAGGCTTTCATGCGGCTTACATACTGCTAATACAAAATTCATAGTTCTGCACTGAATAGCTACAACGCTTGAGTCAACAAACTGGGGACATTCGGTAAAACGGTAAATTTCAGCTTTATTTCTTAGTCACAACGTCGAGGAGAAGACTGCTGTATTCTATGGCTTTCCAGTAACCATCGGCTTGTTTTGCCAAAGTGACTGGCCTCGGCGTCGCGGCTCCCGATGATTTTACGAAAATCTTATATCTGCAGTCACCCATCGCCTCGCTGTATTTATTGCTCGAAAACTCAAACGACACAGGCATTTTTTCGATTTTGTACGCGTTGTCCGGAGAAGTTCCGAGCACATAAGAATTGAACATGTATTCTTTGCCTTTTGACTGCAACGCGATAAATTTAAGATCAGCCTGAAAAAGTTCGAAAACACCTTCTCCCCTGTCTACGAGCCGGGAAGGGTCAACGACGGACGTTATCATTTTTTTGCCGGAATTTTCGTTTTTTACAAATTCCATGAGCGCCATAATGAGACACGCAGCCGATCCCTGGGGAGTCGTCCCTATCGCCGCAAATATTGACAGGAATTCATCCGGTGTTTCCGGTAATTTCCCTATTTTCTTTATCCAGGTATCCTGGCTTTCCATTGTTTTCTTCCCGGCTCGTTATTGAAAAGGATCATTAGTTTTCTATCTTTTTCTGAAAGGAATCTTCCAATATTTTTATCGCGCAAAAGGGTCCGCACATGGAGCATCCTTCTCCATCGTAAGGTCTTCTCTCTCTGAGAGATCTCGCTTTTTCACCTGTGTCGACCGATAGAGAATACTGCTTCTCCCAATCGAACACTTTTCTCGATCTGGCCATCTCGATTTCCCTTTCGACGGCTCTTTTGTAACCTCTCGAAGAGTTGGCCGCCTGCGCGGCAATTTTTGAAATAATCAACCCCTGTTTTACATCTTCAATGTCGGGAAGGCAAACGTGCTCGGAAGGGGTTACGTAACAGAGAAAATCCGCGCCGTGACAAGCCGCCACAGCTCCGCCTATCGCTCCGACTATGTGATCGTAACCCGGCGCGCAGTCAGTGACGAGCGGCCCCAGAACGAAAAAGGGGGCTTCGAATGTCAGTCTTTTCGCCAGTTTGACGTTCATCTCTATCTGATCGAGATAAAGATGCCCCGGACCCTCCACCATGACCTGAACCCCCGCCGCTCTAGATCTTTCGACAAGTTCACCCAAAACAAAAAGTTCTTCAATTTGCTGGGGGTCAGTGCCGTCGGCCACTGCGCCCGGCCGCATACCGTCTCCGAGGCTGAGAGTCACGTCGTATTCTTTTGCTATTGAAAGAATTTCGTCAAAATTCCTGTAGAAAGGGTTTTCCCTGCCGTTTGAGATCATCCAGCCCGAAACTATCGCTCCTCCCCTGCTGACGACTTTCAGAATCCTTTTTGAATTGTTTATCTTTTTTAATACGTCTCTTGTTATTCCGACGTGAATCGTCATAAAATCAATGCCGTCCTCGGCATGCATGACTACCATGTCGAGAAAATCCTTCTCAGAGAAATCTATGACTTTTTTGTTTTCTTTGAAAGCTTTTACAGCGGCGTCGTAAATGGGTACCGATCCGACGGGCACCGGGCTCGCTCCTACCAATTCCCTTCTCATTTGCCTCAAATCGCCCCAAGTCGAAAGTATCATTATAGCGTCTGTTCCGTATTTAAAAGCGAGGTCTGCTTTCTTCATCTCGTCCTCGGAAGAAGAATAACCCTTCGAAGTGCCTATATTGACGTTCACCTTTACAGGACAGTCTTTTCCTATGATTTTTGGCGACTTTATTTCGTGAAGTCTGTTTTTAGGAAGTACCGCGAAACCTTCGGCGATGTGCCCCGACATTAAAACTTCATCGAGGCCTTCCTGCCTGCACGCCATAATTAATTCGGGGCTTCTTTCTCCCTTTCTCGCGCATTCTAACTGAGTCAATTCATCACCTCTTTTTCATAAATTACAACAAATAATATTCGCGGTCAAATACAGTTCGTCACGATTCGAACAGTTCGTGGCTGTCGTAAAGCTGTCTGTAAACTCCTTTTTTACCGTATAATTCTTCGTGAGTGCCGCTTTCAGCCAGTTTTCCCTGTTCAATCACGAATATCTTCCGGACATTTTTGACCGTCGTCAGTCTGTGAGCCACTATTATCGCGGTCCTGTCCTTCAGCAGACTGTCAATAGAATCCTGGACTTTTCTCTCGGATTCGTTGTCTAAAGAACTTGTAGCTTCGTCAAATAACAATATTTTGGGGTTCTGAAGGACAGCTCTCGCTATTGCAATTCTCTGTCTTTGCCCACCGGAAATGTGAGTCCCTCTTTCACCGACGATCGTCTTGTATCCGTCAGGTAATTCTTTAATGAACTCGTCGGCGTTCGCGATTTTGGAAGCTTTTTCTATATCGTCAGGTGCGGCATCCTCTTTTGCGTAAGCGATATTGTTTTCAACAGTGTCGTAAAACAGCAAAACCTCCTGACTCACCGACCCTATCAGTTTTCTCAGCGACGATATTTTAATTTTTCTGATGTCCGTTCCGTCAATGCTTATTGTGCCCGAGGATGGATCATAAAACCTCATCAGAAGTTCCAGTATTGTCGTTTTTCCGACCCCGCTCCTTCCGACAATGGCGGCTGTCTCGCCTTTTTTAATACAGAAAGACAGGTCTTTCAAAACACTTTTGCCTTCCACGTAGGAAAAGCAGACACTGTCAAATGAAATTTCGTCAGTAAAATCTATTTTTTCGACTGATACAGGCGAATCTTCAATACTGGCTCTAACGTCGAGTATCGAATAAATCCTTTCGAGGCCGACGAGAGCTCCCTGAAGTTCGTTACGCTTTTGCACTACTACTTTTACCGGATGCATCAAAGACAGCACGGCGCCGAGGTAGACGAAAAAAGCGGCCGGAGAAAATCCCGAAGTCTGCTCTATTATCATTTTTCCGCCTATCCATATCAGGAACAGAACCACCGCCATGTTTATGAAATCGCTCAGAGGTCTCGTCAGGGAATCAATTCCGATCCTCTTGAAATTATTCCTTTTGAGAGCCCCCGTCAGAGCTGAGAACGATTTTTTTTCCCTTTCGAAAGTTCCAAACGAAAGCACGACTTTTATGTTTGTCCCGATTTCCTGAACCTTGGAATTGACCTTGGCCCAGGTGTCCTGTGTTCTGCTCATGTATTTTTTTATTTTTTTTGTCATCCATCTCGACATAAAAGACATAATCGGAATAAATACGAGAGCTATGAGAGTGAGTTGAAAATTAATCGCCAGGGCAATGACGAGATAAAACAGAACGAGCAATACATTTCTCGCGATCTCTATCAGAGCGCCCAGGGCAGTGAAACCGACGAGGCTGACGTCGGAAGTTATTCTTGCTGTCAATTCTCCTATTCTGTGTTTTTGAAAAAAATCCATAGACATCGTCGAATAATGATTGAATATCATCTCCTGATACAGTTTTATGACGCTCTGTTCGATGTCGGCAAAAATTAGTCTGTGAAAATAATCGACGATTGATTTCAGAAGAAAGATAATAAATGAAACGAAAATGACAGCCTGAAGTACTTTCATCGGAGAATTATTTTTGAGAAACTCGTCAAGATTGCTTTTGAGACTGGAAAAAAACGCTTCTATTCCTTTGTCCTTCAGCTCCTCCAAAGATCCGGCGAGCATTTTTGATATCTGAGGCATCATGGGTGATTCCTCATAAACAGCGTCCTGCTGAACAATCAGTATTTTTTGAGCTATCGGATAAAGCATGCCGATTGACAAACCGGACAAAATGACAAAAACAGTCATCAAGAACGTACCGAGCAGTATTTTCGGCCAGTATCTCAGTGAAGTTTTGAGAAATCGTAAATAAGGACCGCCGGATTTCATTGCAGAAGAGCCCCGGCAAATTTTTCCGGGTCAAATATCTCGAAATCCTCTTCCGACTCGCCGACTCCCAGATAAAGGACCGGTATCTTCATTTGTTCGACAATGGGGAACACGCACCCGCCTTTTGCCGTTCCGTCGTATTTTGTCAGGATGATGCCGGTCAGGGGAGCAAATTCAGAAAATATTCTCGCCTGAGTAATCGAATTCTGACCCGTAGTCGCGTCCATGACTATGAGAGTTTCGTTCGGGTAATCCGGATTGTTCTTTTTGACAACTTTGCCTATTTTTGACAATTCGTTCATCAGATTTATTTTTGTGTGCAATCTTCCCGCCGTGTCTATTATAAGGACATCTTTTTTTCTCGATATTGCCGCGTCGACCGCGTCGTGAACAACCGCCGCAGAATCACCGCCTTCCTGCCCGCTGACACATTCGATTCCCAGTTTTTCCGCCCACATTTCCAGCTGGAGAACACCCGCCGCCCTGTACGTGTCGGCCGCAGCTAAAATCACCTTTTTCCCTTCCCTTGCGTACAGTCTGCCGAGTTTCGCCGCGCTCGTTGTCTTGCCTGTCCCGTTGACTCCCACGATCATTATGACTTTGGGAGAAGAATCCGCTTCCGGCTTTTTCGGGATTTTGAGTCTTTTTACGAGTTCGGATTTAATTCTTTCTTCCAGCATATCCGAAGGGGCGGATTTCGCGATTTCAATGAGTTTTGAAGCCAGTTCCGTGCCCATGTCGGAAAGTATCAAAGATTCCTCAAGGCGGACGATTTCCTCTTCGTCGAATTTTCCGCCCGTCCGGATCAGTCTCTTCAGCCCTTTCGTCAGAGAGGCGCCCTTCTCGGACGCCGATTTAGTTATCTTCTCCCAGAAATTCATCTATCTTTTCGAGGTTGACGGACACTACAGAACTGACTCCTTTCTCTTCCATCGTGATTCCGTATAATCCCTGGCAGAACTCCATGGTCCTTCTGTTGTGGGTGACGAGGACCACTTGTGATTCGAGTGCTATGGTCTTCAAAAACCTTATGAATATCTCCACGTTCGAATCGTCAAGGGGAGCGTCCACTTCGTCGAGGACAACGAGGGGAGAAAGTCTCATCTGATGTAGCGCGTAAAGCAAGCTCAGGGCGGTAAAAGACTGTTCGCCGGTCGAAAGCAAACGGGTCGTGCTCAGTTTCTTTCCCGGCGGCACTGCGAGTACTTTTATGTCTGATTCGAGAGGGTCTTTTTCGGTTTCGAGCTGAAGATCGGCCAGAAAATCAGCTCCGCTTTCTTCTTTCGAGTTGAAGAGAACTGAAAATATGTTCTTGAAATTGGCTCTGACAGCTTCGAAAGTCTCAAGAAATTTCTCTCTCGCGATCTTGTCTATTGAATTAATAGTGTCTTTGAGGCCTTTTTTCGTGTTCTCGAGATCGTCTTTCTGAGCTCCGAGAAAATTGAATCTTTCCAGTATTTCCGCGTATTCTTCTTCCGCGTTTTCGTTCACGGAGCCCATTGACATCAATCTCGATTTAATTCTAAAAATGTCATCTTTCGTGATTTCATCTTCAGAGGGCTCAACCTCGTCGAGTTTCTCGGGACCGAAGCCGAACACGGCCTCAAGTTCTCCCGTTATACTGTTCAATTCTCCCTTCAGGTCCGCCATTTTCACGTTATAAGTCTGGGCAATGTCCATCAGTTCCGTTTTTGTTTTTTCAAGTTCTCTGTTTTTTTCCTCGGTGTTCCTTATGTTTTGCCTCGTCGTCTCTATTGACGCCTGAAGTGTTTCTATTTCCTTTTTTGAATTTTCAATGGCCGCGGATTTCTCCCTGCTTTTTTCCTCGATAGACAATACCCGGGATTCCTCTTCTTTTGCCGTTTCTTTTTCTTCGGTCAATATTTTTTCAAGTTCTTCTATTCTGACGGCGGCCCCGAGAGCTTCCGCTCTTTTTTCGCCGATCTTTTCAGCGAGAGCTTTTTTTCTCTCACCAAGTCTCGCGGTTTCAGATTCGATCTCGGATAACAGCGCAAGAGAAGGTTCGATTTTCTTTTCCGTTTCCTGAAGTTCTGATCTCACGGATTCTATCTGAGCCGCGATGTTTTCCAGCTCGACGAGCAGTTTTGCCTGTCTTCTGTTTTTTTCGCGCAGTGATTCTTCTATTTCTCCGAGCTCCTCATTGAGCGATTTCTCTTCCTTCGACTCTTCTTCGTCAGTCTTTTCAATGACACTCAGCTTGTAATTCAGATTCTTTATCTCCGTGTGCAGAGTCGCTTTTTTGCCCACCGCCATCTTCAGGACGTCGGCTTTTTCTCCGAGATTTTTTATTGTCTCATCAAGTTCCCTTCTGTTTATTTCCCTTCTCTCTTCGGTTTCGCCAATCCTGTTTTTCAAATTTTCCTTTATTTTCGTGAGCTCTTCAATTCTCTCTTTTCTGCCTATGATTTTCGGCTTCTGGCTCCCCATCGAATACAGGACACCTCTTCTTACAGAATGACCGTCAAGGCTGACGGCGTTCAGCGAAGGGTGTTTTCCGGCTGTCTCTACGACGTCTCCGCCGGACACGACGAACCATCCCGTAAGAAGTCTCTCGGCAAAGTCCTTGACGGAAGGATCGTCGGCTTTTACGTGAGACGACAAGGGATCAAGACCATCAGGCGTTTTTTCCGAAAACACTTCCAAACCGGTTTTTTTTACAAGAAACCACCCCTTCCCCATACTCTCCCGTTCAAGTTCCTCAACCCGGGTTTTCAGCTGATCCTGTTCGACAATAACTGCGCCGAGCGCCGAACCGAGGGCAATCTCGACCGCAATTTCGTATCCTTTTTCAACTTCCAGAGAATCGTTCAGAGTGCTCAGTCCGCAGTTTTTCAAAAGATATTTTGTCGCTTCGTCATATCCTTCAAGGTCTTTCTGCTGTTCCGACAGCAGTGACAATTCAGATTCGCAGGAAGCCAGGTCGTTCTGATGCGAAGAAGATAAAGAAGAAAGCGACTCCCTCTCGGAATTCAAAACAGAGCTTTTTTCCTGAAGATGGGACATCGAAACTTCAAGATTCGACTGCTCCGAATCGAGCCTCGAAATGGATTCTTCGCAGGCCCCGTACTTCTCTTCGGCTTCCTCCTTCTCTATTTTCCTGTTTTCTTTGGCTTCGCCGAGTTTTCTGATCAGTCCTGTTTTCAGGGTCTTTTTTTCCGAAAGCGCCGAAATTTCCTTTTGAAGGAAATTATCTTCGCGCACGGCTTCGTCCCTTTTTTCCGATTCATTTCCGAGATTGTTTTTCAGTTTTTCTATAAGAGATTTTTCTTTTTCGAGAGATGAAAGAATCTGCGTTTTCTCGTTCTTTTTTGTTTCTTCGTCAGCCGACAACTCGTCAAATTTTCTCTCCATCTCCCGGGCTGTTTCGTTCAGAGCCGGAACAAGTTCTTCCATAGAAGTAAGTTCTTTTTCGTGTTCCTCAATCTTTCCCGTCAAATATTTCAGTTCCTGTTTTTTCCCGAGCAGTTCGGCGTTCATCTGCGAATAAACTGAAAGGTCCATGTCAAATTTTTCTTTCCTGACTGACAGTTCTTTAACTGTTTTTTCCTCAGCCGACCAGAGAGAATCAGCTTCTTCGCCGAGTAATCGCGCGTTTTCTTCGATCTGAGAACGCTTTATTACGCTTTTGTTTATCGCCTCGGCGATCTCGATTTCCGATTTGCGTATTTCGTCTCTCTTTCTCCTGGAAAACAAAAGAAGCTTCGACTCGAACTGATTTTTCAGGTTTTTGTAGTGATTCGCCTTTTTCAGGTCTTTTTTGAGCATTGTCAGATTTGTGTTCACTTCGTCAATTTTATCCTGAAGTCGCAGTATGTCTGCTTCAGTGTCTTTAAGTCTCGACATCGTTACGCTTTTTTGAGCCTGGTATTTGGCTATCCCGGAAACCTCGGCGAACATGTCCCTGCGCACCTGAGAGTCGTCGTCGAGTATCCTTTTGATAGCGTCAATGGAAAACAGCGAATAGCTCCTGCTCGTGATTCCTATGTTCCTCAGAGTGTCTATTATGTCGCGCAGAAGACATGGAGTCTGGTTTATGAAATATTCGCAGAATCCGTCTCTTTTTACCCTTCTTTTGAAAGTGATTTCGTGAAAACCGAGCGGTGAAGGCGTTTCCCCTTTTGCCTCGAAAGTGAGGTCTATCTCTGAAAAAGCCAGCGGCGGCCTTTCCACCGTACCGTTGAAGATGACTTCTTCCATCTTGACGGCTCTTATAAGCCTGCTGTTTTGTTCTCCCAGCGCCCATCTGACGGCTTCGATAAGATTGGATTTGCCGCAGCCGTTAGGCCCGACAATGCCTGTTATGCCGTCGTCGAAATCTATAGACACTCTGTCAGCGAAAGATTTGAATCCGAAAATATCAATCCGTTTAAGTCTCATTTTATGCTGAATCCTCCGTCAATTTCACCGGCCCGAAACGAACTCTCATCT carries:
- a CDS encoding DJ-1/PfpI family protein, which gives rise to MKRNFRILTLALIFSALTAEPLLPDNVKALFLMPEYYGANYNLIRNSIEEMGWEIVLCAVDDTVAACTWSTSLGGYPIPVDLTTAEITDVSEYDCLLIMPASYWISDPYGEIIDDSVSILLIQEAFSDSIPVAAWCAGVRVMAVAGIISGKDVTGHSSFSHEYTAAGANYLGPDLPPVVDGNIITCTRGQYYMLQAVIALSRMTEKYMQY
- the thiC gene encoding phosphomethylpyrimidine synthase ThiC translates to MTQLECARKGERSPELIMACRQEGLDEVLMSGHIAEGFAVLPKNRLHEIKSPKIIGKDCPVKVNVNIGTSKGYSSSEDEMKKADLAFKYGTDAIMILSTWGDLRQMRRELVGASPVPVGSVPIYDAAVKAFKENKKVIDFSEKDFLDMVVMHAEDGIDFMTIHVGITRDVLKKINNSKRILKVVSRGGAIVSGWMISNGRENPFYRNFDEILSIAKEYDVTLSLGDGMRPGAVADGTDPQQIEELFVLGELVERSRAAGVQVMVEGPGHLYLDQIEMNVKLAKRLTFEAPFFVLGPLVTDCAPGYDHIVGAIGGAVAACHGADFLCYVTPSEHVCLPDIEDVKQGLIISKIAAQAANSSRGYKRAVEREIEMARSRKVFDWEKQYSLSVDTGEKARSLRERRPYDGEGCSMCGPFCAIKILEDSFQKKIEN
- a CDS encoding ABC transporter ATP-binding protein, whose protein sequence is MKSGGPYLRFLKTSLRYWPKILLGTFLMTVFVILSGLSIGMLYPIAQKILIVQQDAVYEESPMMPQISKMLAGSLEELKDKGIEAFFSSLKSNLDEFLKNNSPMKVLQAVIFVSFIIFLLKSIVDYFHRLIFADIEQSVIKLYQEMIFNHYSTMSMDFFQKHRIGELTARITSDVSLVGFTALGALIEIARNVLLVLFYLVIALAINFQLTLIALVFIPIMSFMSRWMTKKIKKYMSRTQDTWAKVNSKVQEIGTNIKVVLSFGTFEREKKSFSALTGALKRNNFKRIGIDSLTRPLSDFINMAVVLFLIWIGGKMIIEQTSGFSPAAFFVYLGAVLSLMHPVKVVVQKRNELQGALVGLERIYSILDVRASIEDSPVSVEKIDFTDEISFDSVCFSYVEGKSVLKDLSFCIKKGETAAIVGRSGVGKTTILELLMRFYDPSSGTISIDGTDIRKIKISSLRKLIGSVSQEVLLFYDTVENNIAYAKEDAAPDDIEKASKIANADEFIKELPDGYKTIVGERGTHISGGQRQRIAIARAVLQNPKILLFDEATSSLDNESERKVQDSIDSLLKDRTAIIVAHRLTTVKNVRKIFVIEQGKLAESGTHEELYGKKGVYRQLYDSHELFES
- the ftsY gene encoding signal recognition particle-docking protein FtsY → MNFWEKITKSASEKGASLTKGLKRLIRTGGKFDEEEIVRLEESLILSDMGTELASKLIEIAKSAPSDMLEERIKSELVKRLKIPKKPEADSSPKVIMIVGVNGTGKTTSAAKLGRLYAREGKKVILAAADTYRAAGVLQLEMWAEKLGIECVSGQEGGDSAAVVHDAVDAAISRKKDVLIIDTAGRLHTKINLMNELSKIGKVVKKNNPDYPNETLIVMDATTGQNSITQARIFSEFAPLTGIILTKYDGTAKGGCVFPIVEQMKIPVLYLGVGESEEDFEIFDPEKFAGALLQ
- the smc gene encoding chromosome segregation protein SMC, whose protein sequence is MRLKRIDIFGFKSFADRVSIDFDDGITGIVGPNGCGKSNLIEAVRWALGEQNSRLIRAVKMEEVIFNGTVERPPLAFSEIDLTFEAKGETPSPLGFHEITFKRRVKRDGFCEYFINQTPCLLRDIIDTLRNIGITSRSYSLFSIDAIKRILDDDSQVRRDMFAEVSGIAKYQAQKSVTMSRLKDTEADILRLQDKIDEVNTNLTMLKKDLKKANHYKNLKNQFESKLLLFSRRKRDEIRKSEIEIAEAINKSVIKRSQIEENARLLGEEADSLWSAEEKTVKELSVRKEKFDMDLSVYSQMNAELLGKKQELKYLTGKIEEHEKELTSMEELVPALNETAREMERKFDELSADEETKKNEKTQILSSLEKEKSLIEKLKNNLGNESEKRDEAVREDNFLQKEISALSEKKTLKTGLIRKLGEAKENRKIEKEEAEEKYGACEESISRLDSEQSNLEVSMSHLQEKSSVLNSERESLSSLSSSHQNDLASCESELSLLSEQQKDLEGYDEATKYLLKNCGLSTLNDSLEVEKGYEIAVEIALGSALGAVIVEQDQLKTRVEELERESMGKGWFLVKKTGLEVFSEKTPDGLDPLSSHVKADDPSVKDFAERLLTGWFVVSGGDVVETAGKHPSLNAVSLDGHSVRRGVLYSMGSQKPKIIGRKERIEELTKIKENLKNRIGETEERREINRRELDETIKNLGEKADVLKMAVGKKATLHTEIKNLNYKLSVIEKTDEEESKEEKSLNEELGEIEESLREKNRRQAKLLVELENIAAQIESVRSELQETEKKIEPSLALLSEIESETARLGERKKALAEKIGEKRAEALGAAVRIEELEKILTEEKETAKEEESRVLSIEEKSREKSAAIENSKKEIETLQASIETTRQNIRNTEEKNRELEKTKTELMDIAQTYNVKMADLKGELNSITGELEAVFGFGPEKLDEVEPSEDEITKDDIFRIKSRLMSMGSVNENAEEEYAEILERFNFLGAQKDDLENTKKGLKDTINSIDKIAREKFLETFEAVRANFKNIFSVLFNSKEESGADFLADLQLETEKDPLESDIKVLAVPPGKKLSTTRLLSTGEQSFTALSLLYALHQMRLSPLVVLDEVDAPLDDSNVEIFIRFLKTIALESQVVLVTHNRRTMEFCQGLYGITMEEKGVSSVVSVNLEKIDEFLGEDN